In Lacinutrix sp. Bg11-31, the DNA window GACATTTTGGTATTATATAGCTTGTTTCCTTTAGTGTTTAAGGATTTGTTAGCGGATTGAATATTATCGAATTTTGCGCTGTAAATGTAATATTTACTAGAATTGATATCGTAGAAAAAGTTAACATCCGTAAGACCTGATTGAACAACTTTTGTTAGAAAATCGTCTCGCTTATTAACATCACTATGTACAGCAATTACTAAATAGTATCCATTTTCTACATTTTTAACGTTCTTTAAAATTTGAATATTATCACTTTGTTTTTCTCCAAAATCAAAATCTTCTGAAGTTAATTCAGTAGTACTTGAAACATCACTTTCTTTTATACGTTGCAATGTCTCTCTGTCTTGTGTATAACGTTCATCTGTATTATCAAATGCAGCACGTTTAATTCTTCTTCTACGTTCAAATTCTGTAGAAACTTTAATGTTTTTTAATCTTGTATCTAATTTGTTTTTAGCCTCTGTAGCTTCTTTTTGTTCAGATTCTAAACGTTTTACGGTTTTCTTATAATAAAGGTCTACGTTATCTAACATTATTATACCAGCTTCTGAATTATCTTTTTCTAACTTTTTTAAAGCTATAATTTCTTCATTTCGAATTGTAATGATGTTTTCTAAATCAGACTTGATTTTGTTTAAAGCATTATTTTCTTTTGTGATACTTTTAAAAGGTTTTGCTTTAACTAAAATACCTTGTTCGCTTAAATCGTTCTCTTCTTTTAAATCCTGAAGATCCTTATCTTTAATAGCAACTATATCATCAAATTCTTGTAATAATTGACTTTGTCTTGTTTTCGATTCTTCGGTTTGTTGCGCAATAGTAAGTATAGCTTTACCAAGCGCATCAGTAGTTTTTAATATTGGGTCTTCAGCTTTAATATCAGCTACTTCTTTAGCTTGTTGTTCTGCTAGAAGTTTCGCTTGAGCATCAGCTACTTCTTTAGCTTGTTGTTCTGCTAGAAGTTTTGCTTGTGCATCAGCTACTTCTTTGGCTTGTTGTTCTGCTAGAAGTTTTGCTTGAGCATCAGCTACTTCTTTAACTTGTTGTTCTGCTAGAAGTTTTGCTTGAGCATCAGCTACTTCTTTAGCTTGCTGTTCAGCTAGTAATTTCGCTTGAGCATCAGCTACTTCTTTGGCTTGCTGTTCAGCTAGAAGTTTCGCTTGAGCATCAGCTACTTCTTTTGCTTGCTGTTCTGCTAGAAGTTTTGCTTGAGCATCAGCTACTTCTTTGGCTTGCTGTTCTGCTAGAAGTTTTGCTTGAGCATCAGCTACTTCTTTGGCTTGTTGTTCTGCTAGAAGTTTTGCTTGAGCATCAGCTACTTCTTTAGCTTGTTGTTCTGCTAGAAGTTTTGCTTGAGCATCAGCTACTTCTTTGGCTTGTTGTTCTGCTAGAAGTTTTGCTTGTGCATCAGCTACTTCTTTGGCTTGTTGTTCTGCTAGTAATTTCACTTGTGCATTAGCTTCTTCTTTGGCTTGTTGTTCTGCTAGTAATTTCGCTTGTGCATTAGCTTCTTCTTTAGCTTGTTGTTCTGCTAGAAGTTTTGCTTGAGCATCAGCTACTTCTTTAGCTTGTTGTTCTGCTAGAAGTTTTGCTTGTGTATCAGTCTTATCTTTAGTTTTTTGTTCAGCAACTACTTTAATATCGTCTTGTGTTCTTGTTAT includes these proteins:
- a CDS encoding PorP/SprF family type IX secretion system membrane protein — its product is MKTLFLVLVLCFCSIQMNYSQEDDGVVALNLPLRNSLTFNRFTINPTFSFVREQSKYISISNKREWVQFEDAPETYLASYSGRFGENIGAGIGVFQQNYGVLTTFGGLLNFAYNVRLDRDSNLTFGLNIGAYKSGLNTGKIVTNFDDPSIENVPENFLITVNPGINYGTGFFDFGVSLKNIAAYNFQSSMLIEDNPEQGIEGYLMYTGYLTSRGFFDESKFTTLLKSEFRKEETILSAMAMLTIPKGIWAQAGFNSVYGASAGIGINISPQIAIEYNFEKAIGDLTVFETSHEISLAYRFKNTENYEYSSGDEVSSLITGNKRKRKKKKITRTQDDIKVVAEQKTKDKTDTQAKLLAEQQAKEVADAQAKLLAEQQAKEEANAQAKLLAEQQAKEEANAQVKLLAEQQAKEVADAQAKLLAEQQAKEVADAQAKLLAEQQAKEVADAQAKLLAEQQAKEVADAQAKLLAEQQAKEVADAQAKLLAEQQAKEVADAQAKLLAEQQAKEVADAQAKLLAEQQAKEVADAQAKLLAEQQVKEVADAQAKLLAEQQAKEVADAQAKLLAEQQAKEVADAQAKLLAEQQAKEVADIKAEDPILKTTDALGKAILTIAQQTEESKTRQSQLLQEFDDIVAIKDKDLQDLKEENDLSEQGILVKAKPFKSITKENNALNKIKSDLENIITIRNEEIIALKKLEKDNSEAGIIMLDNVDLYYKKTVKRLESEQKEATEAKNKLDTRLKNIKVSTEFERRRRIKRAAFDNTDERYTQDRETLQRIKESDVSSTTELTSEDFDFGEKQSDNIQILKNVKNVENGYYLVIAVHSDVNKRDDFLTKVVQSGLTDVNFFYDINSSKYYIYSAKFDNIQSANKSLNTKGNKLYNTKMSIVKIEN